CACGACAACAAACATCCAATTAAAGTCACCATGCAACATTGTATACGGGTCATAATATTTGAATGGTGTTAAGATATCCAAAAACGCTAAATTATCACCGGCCATACTTATAATAGCACTTAATAAATAAGTAACTACTACAATGATTGCTGATATTCCGGTTGCTAATTTAGTATTTTTGAGCGACGCAGCTAGGCAGAAGCCGATTGCCGCAAAGAATAACTGCATACCAAACATAGCTGCCATAAACATAAAAATCTCCGCAGTAATCATCTGACCACCGCCAAATATTGCCACACCGATAAACGAACCAATAATCGTTACAATATTCAACACAAGTAATTGCAATAGAATTGCAATCAGCTTATCACTCAATACCCGATTTCGCGAAATTGGTTTAACATATAAAAACTCAGAAGTTTTATCGCGTTCCTCTTTAGCAATCGTATTTGCGCCAAGCAATCCGGCATGTAAAACCGCAATAATCGCATTAAAAGGAAATAAAATTCCAAAATAATCCGCTAATTGTGACATATCCAACTGACTAAGTCCAAAGAGCGCCTGAATTGAGGCCGGCATCTGCTTAACAATATCAGTCAAGGCTTGTGCATCTTGTGAAGAAGCAGAATACTTAGTCATACCTACAACCGCCATGAAAAAGATACCCACACACCAAAAGAAGAGTGCTTTTTTATTTGCTTTTAGTTCCTGCCAAATAATATTCATAATCAATCAACACCCCTTCTCACACTGCATGCACATCACGACGCAAATACATAACATATGCTGCCGCAATACACGCTATAATAACTCCAACACTTACAGCCACAAACTGCATCTCTAAACCGCCATTAGCAATAATTGATGGTGCGTCAAAATATTTAAATGGGATAAAATAACGTAACCAATCTTTATCTAATACTGAATCCAGTAACCCTAGCGCAAAGAAAGTAAATACAATCCCTAACGATAAAGTTATCACCGAACGAATTTTTTGCAGTAATCCGGCAATCATAAAGCCAATTGCAAAAAATACATATTGAGTAATCACTAATCCCAGATTAATCTGCATAAAAGTCGTCATATCTACACTATCACCGGCAATTAAGATTGCTGCAATCGTTGAGCCGGCAACAAACACAATTTGCGTAATCAACAACATCATTACCGCTGCTGCCAGCTTCGCACTCACTACTGCACCACGGCTGACTGGTTTAGTCAATAAAAAATCTGCTGTTTTCACTCGTCCCTCTTTAGATAAAATACCAATACCAAGA
Above is a genomic segment from Culicoidibacter larvae containing:
- a CDS encoding ABC transporter permease subunit; the encoded protein is MNIIWQELKANKKALFFWCVGIFFMAVVGMTKYSASSQDAQALTDIVKQMPASIQALFGLSQLDMSQLADYFGILFPFNAIIAVLHAGLLGANTIAKEERDKTSEFLYVKPISRNRVLSDKLIAILLQLLVLNIVTIIGSFIGVAIFGGGQMITAEIFMFMAAMFGMQLFFAAIGFCLAASLKNTKLATGISAIIVVVTYLLSAIISMAGDNLAFLDILTPFKYYDPYTMLHGDFNWMFVVVNALVVIVAIGAGYFFYNRRDFEY
- a CDS encoding ABC transporter permease subunit, which encodes MSIFRYECKANLKITLIWAVSLLALAIFFIILYPSFGQDVDKLNQVLAAYPPELVKALGLGDLTSFAGFYGYAILYATLCAAIQATNLGIGILSKEGRVKTADFLLTKPVSRGAVVSAKLAAAVMMLLITQIVFVAGSTIAAILIAGDSVDMTTFMQINLGLVITQYVFFAIGFMIAGLLQKIRSVITLSLGIVFTFFALGLLDSVLDKDWLRYFIPFKYFDAPSIIANGGLEMQFVAVSVGVIIACIAAAYVMYLRRDVHAV